DNA from Rhizobacter sp. J219:
GCTGGGCACCGCCTTGCGCTCGACGCAGAGCTTGAGGATGAGCTGGCCACCCACGCCTTCCATCAGCGCACTGTGCTTTTCGCCGCGGGGCTCGACCCAGCCGGCCGATTCGGGTTGCGAGGCACCACATTCGATGAAGCGGCCATTGAGCAGGCGCTTCTCGATCTCGGTGGAGGAGGGCGGCTCCCAGGAGCCGATGCGGTAGAGGAGGGCGTTCTTGAACATGGGCCGCGGATTCTAGGTGGCGGCCCTGGCTTTCCCTCGGTTCGGAAGGGCTGGAACGACAAATCGTTGACAGCCTGGTCGGCAGCTTCTATAAAACAAACATTCCGAAAACAGTAAACGTAGAACAAACGTTCTACAAGCGTTCCAACGACAGTGGTGCCGCCAACGGACGCCACGAGGAGACAACGATGACGCGTTCGGGAATCGCCACCGGCCGGCTGGCCAGGGCCGTGCTCGGCTTCACCTTGTGCGGGGCCTTGTGGGGCCTCGCCGCGCCGGCGCAGGCCGACGGGCCCGGCCTGCCCAACCTCAGCTACGGCAGCAACGAGGTCTTCAGGCCGATCACCATCCTCAACAGCGACGTGTCGGGCAGCGCGCGCGGCCACGGCACGGTGCAGATGGTCAACGGCTACCTCTTCGTGCCCTTCGGCCGCGACTCAGGCGCCTCGGGCGGCGGCTTCGCGTTCTACGACATGAGCAACCCGCGTGCGCCGGTGCGGGTGTCGCAGACCAACGTGACCGCGCTGCGCGAACCGCACGGCTTCGGCTTCAGCAACAGCTACCCGGGCCGCTATGTGGTCATGCAGTCGATCGGCGGCATCCAGTTCTGGGACATCACCAACGAACGTGCGCCCACGCTGCTGCGCGACATGACGCTGCCCGGCATCGCCGAGTCCGACTACGCGCTCGGCGCGTGGTGGGCCTTCTGGCAGGCGCCGTATGTCTACGTGGGCGGCTCGGGCAACGGCATCTACGTGGTCGATGCCACCGACCCGCGCAACCCGACGCTGGTGCGGCAGGTCCCCACCAGCGCCTGGGGCGGCTTTCGCGTCGGGCCGGTGTTTGCCGTCGGCAACCTGCTGATCGGCACGCACAACGAAGGCTCGGGCATCGTCTCGCTCGACATCGGCAACCCGCGCGACCCGCGCGTCATCGCCTCCACCACCGCGAGCGCCGCGCACTACGGGACGATCGTCAACGGCGAGCGCCTCATCACCGCCGGCCTCGACAACCGGCTGCATGTGCACGACATCAGCGACCCGCGTGTCTTCCCGCAGGTCCTGCAGTCGCCCGACACGGGCGGGCGCGGCGGTTATGTGTCGACGCAGCGCGGCTTCGCCCACGCCGGCTTCTCGAACAAGTACGCCAAGATCAACCTCTCCACGGGGGCGATCGTCGGCACCGGCACCTCGAACATCGCCAACCGCGACGAAGACTTCGGCACCGTCTTTGGCAACCTCGTGCTGGTGGGCAACGACCACGGCAACGGCAGCGCGATCATGCCGCACCAGGCGGGGCCCATCACCGGCTCGGCCGCGGTGAACATGGTCTCGCCCAAGAACAACGCGACCAACCAGCCGGTGACGAGCCGCGTCGGCATCACGCTCACCGACCAGATCGACCTGCGCACCGTCTCGACCAGCACCTTCATCGTGCGGCCGCTGGGCGGCGCAGCGCTCGCCGGCAAGTACAGCGGGCAGTCGGGCATCCTCAATTTCTCGCCCGATGCGCCGCTGCTGCCGGGCACCACCTACGAGGTGGTGGTCGTGGCGGGTGGCATGAAAGACGACGTGGGCATCGGCGTGGCCGGCTTCAGCTCGCGCTTCACCACCGCCGGCACCGCGCCGACGCTCGGCTGCACGCTCGCAGCGCGCACGCCGGCGCTCGTCGGCAGCACCGTCGGCTTCAGCCCGGCGAGCGCCAGCGGCAGCAACCTGCAGTATTCGTGGAACTTCGGCGACGGCACCAGCACCGGCTTTTCCACCTCGCCGAACGCAACCCGCGCCTACGCCGCGCCGGGCCACTACGGGGTGGTGCTCACCGTGCGCAGCGGCAGTGGTGGCGCCACCAGCACCTGCTCGGCCACGCAGACCATCCACACCCAGCCGACCGCGACCGCGCCGCGTTCATCGTCGACCATCGCCTTCGACTCGACGCGCAACCGCGTGTGGGTGGTGAACTCCGACAACGATTCGGTGACCGCCATCAACGCGGCCACCAACACGCCGCTCTTCGAGCAGGCGGTGGGCCTGAACCCGCAGACGCTCGCGCAGGCGCCCGACGGCCGCATCTGGGTGGCCAACGCGGGCTCGGGCACGGTGAGCATCCTCGACCCGACGAGCGGCGCCGTGGTGCAGACGCTCGACCTCGGCCTCGGCTCGCGCCCCTTTGGCGTCGTCTTCAACCCGCTCGGCACCGCCGCCTTCGTCACGCTGCAGGGCAGCGGGCGGGTGCTCAAGCTGCACCCGGGCACTGGCGCCGTGCAGGCCACGCTCACGGCCGGCAGTTCGCCACGCGGCATGGCGATCTCGGGCGATTCCAACCGGCTGCTCGTCACGCGCTACATCTCGCCGGCCGACCGCGGCGAAGTGGTCGAGATCAACCCGAGCGCCTTCGTCGTCACGCGCACCTTCGCGCTCGCCACCGACCCCGGCCCCGACACCGAAGCCAGCGGCCGCGGCGTGCCCAACTTCCTCACGTCCGTCGCCATCCACCCCGACGGCAAGCGCGCCTGGGTGCCCTCGAAGAAAGACAACACCCTGCGCGGCAGCTTCCGCGACGGCAACCCGCTTACCTTCGAGAGCACGGTGCGCACCATCGTCTCGCAGCTCGACCTGGAGACCAACGCCGAGGTGCTGAGCGCGCGCCGCGACCTCAACGACCGCGACCTCGCGAACGCGGTGGTCTTCAGCCCGCTCGGCGACTACGCCTTCATCTCCACGCAAGGCACCAACCAGATCGAGGTGATGGACGCCTACAGCCGCCAGCTCGTCACCGGCCTGGTCAACGTGGGCCGGGCGCCGCGTGGCCTGCTGATCACGCCGAACGGGCGCCTCTACGTGCAGAACTTCATGTCGCGCAACGTCGCGGTGTACGACGTGAGCGGCCTGCTCAATGCGACCAGCAACACCGCCACCAAGCTGGTCGACATCAACTCGGTGAGCGGCGAGGCGCTCGCGCCCAGCGTGCTCGCCGGCAAGCGCATCTTCTACAACGCCGACGACCGGCGCATGAGCCGCGACAAGTACATCAGCTGCGCGAGCTGCCACCAGGACGGCGGACACGACGGTCGGGTGATGGACTTCACCGACCGCGGCGAAGGCCTGCGCAACACCACCACGCTGGTCGGCCGGCGCGGCATGGGCCACGGGCGTGTGCACTGGACCGGCAACTTCGACGAGATCCAGGACTTCGAGCACGACATCCGCAACGCCTTCGGCGGCACCGGCTTCCTGACCGATGCGCAGTTCAACACCGGCACGCGCAACCAGCCGCTGGGCGACCGCAAGGCCGGCCTGAGCGCCGACCTCGATGCGCTCGCGGCGTATGTGGGGTCGCTCAACAGCGTGGGCCGCAGCCCCTTCCGCAACGCCGATGGCTCGCTCACCGCCGACGGCGTGGCGGGGCAGCAGATCTTCAACGGCAGCGGTGGCTGCGCGAGCTGCCATTCGGGCACCGACTTCACCGACAGCGCCAGCGGCGTGCTGCACGACGTGGGCACGATCAAGGCCTCGTCGGGCCGGCGCCTGGGGGCCACGCTCACCGGCCTGGACACGCCCACGCTCAAGGGACTGTGGGACACCGCGCCCTACCTGCACGACGGCTCGGCCGCCACGCTGATGGACGTCATCACCACCGCCAACCCCGGCAACCGCCACGGCAGCACGAGTGCTCTCACGCCCACGCAGCGCGCACAGCTCGTCGCCTATCTGCAGCAGATCGACGACGGCGTGGACCCGCAGACCTCGGTCAACATCACCAACCTCTCGGTGCGCGACACCGCCAATGCCGCCGACTGGTCGGTGCAGGCGAGCCTGCAGAACGGCGCGGTGCAGTACGGCGACCGCACCTACGCCCTCACCACCGTGCCCGCGCTCGTGGCCGGCGGGCGCTGGATCCGCACCGCCAACGATTCCAAGTCGTACACCGGCGACCCGACCGTCACCTTCACCATCAGCCGCGCGGCCGACGTGTACGTGGCGATCGACGACCGCGTGGGCGCACGCCCGTGGATGACCGGCTGGACCAACACCGGCCAGAAGCTCGTCAACAACGAAGGCGAGCCGAAGAGCTTCACGATCTTCCGCAGGAACTTCCCCGCTGGCACCGTGAGCCTGGGCCCGTCGACCTCGGCCGGCAGCATGTACACGGTGATCGTCAAGTAGTCCCCATCGAGCAAGGGCCTGACCACAAGGCCCACCACCCCAAAACCGTCCACGAAGGAGACACCTCGTGCTTCATCTCGACCGAAACTTCCTCGGCCGCGCCCTGCGGCGCCTGTTCGCCGCCACGGCGACGGGCCTCGCCCTGGCGGGCACCGCGCAAGGCGCCAGCGTGCCGGTCGGCTTCGTCGACCGCCAGGTCGCCAGCGGCCTCACCAGCCCCACCTCGATGGCCGTGATGCCCGACGAGCGTGTGCTCGTGGTGCAGCAGAACGGCGTCGTGCGCATCATCAAGAACGACGCGATGCTGGCCACGCCGTTCTACAGCGTGCCCAACGTCGACGCGAGCAACGAGCGTGGCTGCCTCGGTGTGGTGCCCGACCCGGCGTTCAACACCAACCGCTACGTCTACCTCTACTGCACCGTGCGGGTGGGCACGGTGAGCCGCAACCGCGTGATCCGCGTCACCGAGTCGGCCGACCAGGTGGTGGCCGGCAGCGAGCGCGTGATCTTCGAGCTGCCCGACGTGCCCAGCGCCACCAAGTGGCACATGGGCGGCGCGATGCGCTTCGGCATCGACGGCAAGCTCTACGTGGCGGTCGGCAACCACGAAGACAGTCCGCAGCCGGTGGCCACCGCCACCTCGCAGAACCTCGCCAGTGCCTTCGGCAAGATCCTGCGCATCAACGCCGACGGCACCGTCCCGAGCGACAACCCCTTCTTCACGAACCCGGCCAACGCCTACAAGGCGACCTGGGCGCTGGGCTTTCGCAACCCCTTCGTGCTCGACATCCAGCCCGGCACCGGCCTCACCTACATCGGTGACGTGGGCCAGGGCAGCTGGGAAGAGGTGAACCGCGGCCAGCCGGGCGGCAACTACGGCTGGCCGGCGGTGGAAGGGTCGAGCAGCAACACGAACTACCTCAACCCCATCTACGCCTACTCGCATAGCGTGGGCTGCTCCATCACCGGCACCGCGTTCTACAACCCGACGACGCCGCAGTTCGGCACCTCGTACGTGGGGCGCTTCTTCTTCGCCGACTTCTGCAACGGCAGCATCCGCTGGTTCCACCCGTCGAACCCGAGCGCGGTGACGGTGTTTGCGAGCGGCATCGGGAACCCCACCAACATCGGCGTGGCCCCGAGCGGCGCGATGTACTACCTGGCGCGCAACCAGGCCACGGGCACGCCGGCACCCGGCGCCGGCACGGTGGGCAAGATCACCTACACCGGCAGCCAGGCCCCGCGCATCACCGCGCAGCCGCAGAGCCAGACCGTCTACATCGGCACGCCCGTCACCTTCACCGCAGCGGCCGACGGCGCCACCACCGTGCAGTGGCAGCGCAACGGCGCCAACATCAGCGGCGCCACCAGCGGGGCCTACACGCTCTCGAACCCGCAGGTGGCCGACAGCGGGGCGCGCTTCCGCGCGGTCTTCACCAACAGCTTCGGCAGCGTGACGACCGACGAAGGCACGCTCACGGTGACCACCAACCGCGCGCCCACCGCACGCATCGACACCCCGAGCGCCAGCACCGGCTTCGCCACCGGCGACGTCATCAGCTACAGCGGCGGGGGCACCGACCCGGAAGACGGCACCCTGCCGGCCGCCTCGCTCACCTGGAAGGTCGACTTCCAGCACGACACGCATGCGCACACCTTCATCACCCCGGTGGCGGGTGCGGGCGGCAGCTTCACCGTGCCCGACTTCGAGGCCAGCGAAGCCAACATGTGGCTGCGCATCACGCTGACCGTGCGCGATTCGTCGGGCGCGACGCACAGCACCACGCGCGACATCTTCCCGCGCACGCAGGTGAGCAGCTTCCCGGTGATCGGCACGCCGGCCAACGGCTGGGGACCGTATGAGGTGGACCGCAGCAACGGCGAGCAGGGCGCAGCCGACGGCCGGCAGATCTCGATCGGCGGCGTGCTGTACCAGCGCGGCCTCGGCGTGCACGCGCCGTCCGACATCCGATTCAACCTCAACCGCAGTTGCTCGGGCAGCTTCATCGCCGACCTGGGAATCGACGACGAGGTGGGCGACAACGGCAGCGTGGTGTTCCAGGTGTGGCTCGACGGCACGCTGGCCTACGACAGTGGCGCCATCACCGGCGCGTCGCTGCGCCGCACCGCCATCGTGCCGGTGGCCGGTGCGGCCGAGCTGCGCCTGGTAGTGACCGACGGCGGCAACGGCAACGGCTACGACCACGCCGACTGGGGCGGGGCACGTGTCACCGGCTGCGGTGCGCCGCCCGCAGTGGCGATCTCGAACCTGATCGTCAACGACGGCGCCAACTCGGCCGACTGGTCGATCCGCACCAACCTGCAGGCCGGCAACCAGGCCTACGGCGACCGCACCTACACCTGGAGCGCGGTGCCCGCGGCGGTGGCAGGCGGCAACTGGATCCGCACCGCCAACGACTCCAAGGCCTACACCGGCAACCCGACCGTGAGCTTCACGATCTCGGCGGCGGCCGACGTCTACGTCGCGTTCGACAACCGTGCGGCACTGCCCGCGTGGGTCGACAGCAGCTGGACCGATTCGGGCGCGGACATGACTCAGGCCGAAGGCAGCACCTCGCGCGGCTTCAGCCTCTTCCGCAAGCGCTTCAACGCGGGCACGGTGTCGCTCGGGCCGTGGAACGGCGGCGGCACCAGCATGTACACGGTGATCGTGAAGTAGGGGCCATGAAAAAAGGCCGGCAACCGCCGGCCCTTCGGTGACACGGCACGCGCTCCACTCAAAGTGGGCGCGTGCGGCTCTCCAGCCAGGCCAACGCCTCGCCCGCCACGAGCGGCGCGAGGCGTTCGCGCACCACAGAGTGGTAGTGGTTGAGCCAGTCGATCTCGTCCTGGCGCAGCAGGCTGCGGTCGATGCAGCGGGTGTCGATCGGGCACAGCGTGAGCGTCTCGAATTCGAGGAACTCGCCGAAGCGGCCGCCTTCGGCCGTGTTGGCCTGGACGTTGAGTACCAGGTTCTCGATGCGGATGCCCCACTGGCCTTCGCGGTACAGGCCGGGCTCGATGCTCGTCACCATGCCGGGCTCCATCGCCATGTGCGGCGTGGGCACGGCCTTCGAGATGCTTTGCGGGCCTTCATGCACGTTGAGGAAGTAGCCCACGCCGTGGCCGGTGCCGTGGCCGTAGTCGAGGCCCTGCTCCCACAGCGGGGCGCGGGCGATGGCGTCGAGCATCGGCGACAGCGTGCCGCGCGGGAAGCGCGTGCGGCTGAGCGCGATCGTGCCGCGCAGCACCAGCGTGTAGTCGCGCTTCTGGGCCGCGGTGGGCGTGCCGATGGGCCACACGCGGGTGATGTCGGTGGTGCCGCCGAGGTACTGGCCGCCGGAGTCGATGAGCAGCAGGCCCTGGCCGTCGATCACCGCATGCGACTCGGGCGTGGCGCGGTAGTGCGGCATCGCGCCGTTGGCGTTGAAGCCGGCGATGGTGGAGAAGCTCAGCCCCACGAAGCCCTGGCGCTTGGCGCGGGCGGCGGAGAGTTTTTCGTCGATGGTGAGTTCGGTGATGCGTTCCTTGCCGAGCGCCTGCTCGAACCAGGCGTAGAACTCGCACATCGCCGCGCCGTCCTGTGCCATCGCCTGGCGGATGTGGGCGGCCTCGGCGCTGCTCTTGCGGCTCTTGAAGAGCGTGCTCGGGTTGATGGCCTCGACCACCTTCACGGTCGCGGGCACGTTCTCGCGCAGGCCGAGCGTCACGCGGGCGGGGTCGATCAGCAGCGTGTCGCGCTCGCTCAAGGCCTTGAGCGCGGTGCCGGCTTCGGCATAGGGCGCGATCGACACGCCGTCGGCCTTCAGCGCCGCCTGCACGTCGCCCGGCACCTTGCCGTCGGCGACGAAGAGCGTCGCCCCATGCAGGCCGACCAGCGCGTGGGCGAGGAAGACCGGGTTGTAGGTGACGTCGGCGCCGCGCAGGTTGAAGAGCCAGGCGATGTCGTCGACCGTCGAGATGAAATGCTGGTTGGCGCCGTGGCGTGCCATCGCCTCGCGCACCTGCCCGAGCTTGGCGCTGCGGGCTAGCGGTGCATGCGGCGGCTGATGCTCGTAGACCGGCGCGTCGGGCAGGCCCGGGCGCTCGGGCCAGATGGCGGCCAGCACGTCGAAGTCGGTGCGCAGCTTCACGCCGGCGGCGGCGAGGCGGCTCTTCAGTGCCTGGGCTGCGGCAAGGCCGAGCACGCTGCCATCGACGCCGACCGTCTCACCGGCCTTCACCTGCGTGGCCAGCCAGTCGAGATGGTGCGAGGCGGCGCCGGTGGGGATCTTCACGAGCTCGATGCCGGTGCCGGCGACCTCGGCTTCGGCCTGCACCCAGTAGCGGCTGTCGGCGAAGAGGGCGGCGCGGTCGAGCGCGATGGCCAGCGTGCCCATCGAGCCGGTGAAGCCCGAAAGCCACTGACGGCCTTGCCAACGCTCGGGCAGGTATTCCGACAGGTGCGGGTCGCTGGAGGGCACCAGCACCGCGGCGAGGCCTTGCTGCTTCAGCGCGTCGCGCACGCGTTCGAGGCGCAGGCGGATGGGGGAGGTGCGGGTGTCCATGGTCGGGTCCGATCGGGCTGCGGCCTGCCCGGGACGGGCCGGCGCCAAGGTGGGTTTGATTCTAGGAGTGCCCCCGGGTTTGCCCCGGCTGCTCGCGCGGTCTTCAGGCGAGGGGCTGGGTGTCGGGAGCGTCCTGCAGCGGCGGGGCGCTGGCGGATTCGGTCGCACGCGGGGTTTCGGCCACCACCCGCGCATGGCGCTCGAAGGTGAGGTAGGCCCAGGCCCAGTCGATCAGCACCACCAGCCGGTTGCGAAAGCCGATCAGGAAATAGATGTGCGCGAAAAGCCAGAAGAGCCATGCGAAGAGGCCTGAGAAACGGATGGCGCCGAACACCGGCACCGCGAGGTCGACCACCGCGGCACGCCGGCCGATGGTGGCGAGGCTGCCGTAGTCGCGGTAGCGGAAGGGCTCGGTCGGCTCGTGCTTCAGGCGGCGCAGCAGGTTGGCCGCGGCCAGCCGACCCATCTGCTTGGCGGCCGGGCTCACGCCGGGCACGGGTGTGGGTTCGGCATGTGGGTGATCCGGGTCGTAGCTATGCGCGGCGGCCAGGTCGCCGATGACCTGGACCTCGGGGTGTTCGAGCAGGCTCAGGTCGGGTTGCACGACCACGCGGCCGGCGCGGTCGAGTTCGGCGTTCGCGGTGGCGGCCAGCGAGCGGCCGAGCGGCGAGCCGGCCACGCCGGCGGCCCACACCACGGTGTGGGTGGGCAGGTGGTTGATGAGCTGCACGTCGCCTTCGTGGCCTTCGTAGGTGACGCCGGTCTCGTCGATCGCGGTCACCTTGCAGCCGGTGCGCACGTCGACCTTCAGGCGCTTGAGCTGCTCGCGGGCGCGCTGCGAGAGTTCGGGTACGAAGCTGCCGAGCACCTTGCCCGAGCCTTCGAGCAGCACCACGCGGGCGAGCTTGGAGTCGATGCGGCGGAACTGCTGCGCCAGCGTGTGCTGGGCGATCTCGGCCAGCGTGCCGGCCATCTCGACGCCGGTGGGACCGGCGCCGACCACGACGAAGCTCATCCACGCGGCCCGCTCGACCGGATCGGCACAGCGCTCGGCGCGCTCGAAGGCACCGATCACGCGGGCGCGGATGTCGAAGGCGTCGGCCAGCGTCTTCAGGCCCGGTGCGTACGGTGCCCAGTCATCGTGGCCGAAGTAGCTGTGGGTGGCGCCGGCGCCGACGATGAGGTGGTCGTAGTCGAGCCGCTCGCCGTCGTCGAGCACCACCGACTTGTCGGCCGCGTCGATCGCGGTCACCTCGGCCTGCAGCACGGTGAGGTTGCCGCGCTTCATCTCGCGCCGCAGGATGTGGCGGATCGGCGCCGAGATGGCTGGCGCCGACAAGCCCGCGGTCGCCACCTGGTACAGCAGCGGCTGGAAGAGATGGTGGTTGGTGCGGTCGATCAGCGTGATGTTGACCGGCGCCTTCGACAAGGCCTTCACGGCTTCGAGGCCGCCGAAGCCGCAGCCGATGATGAGGACCTTGGGTTTGTGGTTGGGGCGGGAGGTCATACGTTGGCGGATGCTGAGGGTGGGGTGTCGACCGCGAGCCGCCCCCGCACCATCTGGATGTGGCTGCGCAGCGCATACAGCTCGTCGGCGTAGCTGAGCGGCACCGACACATGCTCCACGCTGCGTTCAATGTCGTCGAGCTCCTTCATCAGCTCATCCGCAGGCCGCTTGCCCTGTGCGTCTTCCACCACGCGCAGCCGCCCGTACCAGCGGAACACCCGCGAGCGGATGCGGAACTCATACAGCGGCGGCAGCACCCGGCTCAGCGGGATGAGGATGGCGATGATCGACAGCAGCGCCACCCACATGCGATCCACCAGGTTGGCCAGCCAGAAGGGCATGAATTGCTGCAGGAACGGCGTGCCCTTGGCATAGAAGCGCTGGGCCTCGTCGGCGACTGGCCGCTCGGTGCCCTTGATGCTCGGAAAGTCTCCCTTGCGCTGGAACCAGCCCGCCTCGCCGTGGATCTGCTGCGCCGCCTGCACGAAGAGCTGGATCAGCGCCGGGTGTGTGCCCTGGCGCGCCACCAGCGTGGCGGTGGGGGCGATGAGGTGCACGTCGGCCGGCGGCATGTCGGCGGCGAGGTCGACCACGCCGCGCGGCAGCGTCACCGCGCTCAGGAAGGCGAAGCGGCGCGAATATGCATCGGCCTGGTTGAAACTGAAGAGCTTGATGCCGGGCGTCTGCAGCAGCATCTGCACCATCACCGACTCGGGGGCGCTGGCGAAGCTGACGGCGTCGATGTTGCCTTCGAGCAGACCCTGCACCGCGGGCGTCTGTGCTTCGCGCAGCAGGGTGATGCTGGCGGTGTCGACCTTGTTGGCTTCGAGCAGCCGGCGCATCAGGTTGGGCACGCCGCTGCCGCGGGCGCCGATGTTGAGCTTCCAACCCGGCAGCTGGGCCAGACTGGTGAGCGAATCCGACTTCAGCAGCCGCTTCGCCGAGTCTTCGCGGTAGAAGATCCACACCGGCTCGTAGAAGAGGCTGCCGAGCGAGACCAGCGAGTCCTCTTCTTCGTCGGCCGGCCGTCGCTCGCGCTCGTCGGCGCCGCCTTGCACGAAGGCGATGTCGACGCCCGAGGCCGCGTCGCGCAGCAGGCGCAGGTTCTCGGCTGCACCGTTGGTGGGCCGCAGCTCGACGGTGATGCCGTGCTGCTTGAGGAACTGCACATAGCGGCGGCCGAACTCGGCATAGGCGCCCTGGTCGACGCCGGTGGCCAGCACCACCTTGCGCGGCGGCGTGGGGTCGAGCACCCAGTAGGCCAGCGCCAGCAGCACCAGCGCCAGCAGCAGAAAGGGGCCCGCGGTGGCGATCAGGTCGCGGGCCGACAGCAAGGTGTTGCGCAGGACTTTGGGCATGGCGGGAACGATACCGTATGCTTTTTCGTCCCTGCTCCCTTCACCCCTGATGCGCATCCTCCTCGTCGAAGACGACCGCATGATCGGCGACAGCCTGCGCAACACGCTGCGCCAGGACGGCCACGCCGTCGACTGGGTGCGCGACACCGGCGCCGCCCAGGCCACGCTCGGCACCGAGCGCTTCGACCTCGTGCTGCTCGACCTGGGCCTGCCACCCACCGCCGATGCCGCCCCCAGCGGCGAAGGCGGCCTGGGCGTGCTGCGCTGGCTGCGCGGCCGGGCCGACGCCACGCCGGTGATCGTGCTGACCGCGCGCGATGCCCTCGGCGACCGGGTGAAGGGGCTCGATGCCGGCGCCGACGACTACCTCGCCAAGCCCTTCGAGTTCGACGAACTCAATGCCCGCATGCGCGCCGTGCTGCGCCGCCACAGCGGGCGTGCGCAGCCGGTGCTGTCGCACCGCGGCGTGACGCTCGACCCGGCCACCCGGCAGGTCACGCACGACGGGCAGCCGGTGATCCTGTCGGCGCGCGAATTCGCGGTGCTGGAAGCGCTGATGACCCGCCCCGGCGCGCTGCTCTCGCGGGCCCAGCTCGAAGACAAGCTCTACGGCTGGGGCGAAGAGATCGAGAGCAACGCCGTCAGCGTCTACATCCACCAGCTGCGCCGCAAGCTCGGGGCGGAGTTCATCCAGAACATGCGCGGCGTGGGTTACTTCATTCCGGCATGAAGGTCGAGCGCCGGGCCGCCCCAAGCCGACCGCGCCCCCTCGGGGGGCAGGAGCGAAGCGACGTGGGGGCTTCATGAAATCCATTCGCGCCCGTTTGCTGCTCGTGCTGCTGGGCATGCTGACCCTCATCGCCCTGGTGATGGGCGGCGTGACCTACCGCAACGTGCTGGCTGAGACCGAGGCCCTGTTCGACTACCAGCTGCGCCAGATGGCGCTCTCGCTGCGCGACCAGGGCGAGGTGAGCGAGAGCCAGGCCGGCGCGCTGGCCAACGAGCAGCTCGACTTCGTGGTGCAGATCTGGACGCTCGACGGCCGCAGCATCTACGCCACCCGCGCGCATGAAGACCTGCCCTCGCGCGCGCTGCTGGGCCTGGCCGACGTGCGCGTGAAGGGCGAAATCTGGCGCACCTACAGCGTCGCCACGCCGGGGCGCGTGATCCAGGTGGCGCAGCCGCTGGCCACACGCCAGCGCCTGGCGGCCGAGGCGGCGCTGCGCAGCGTGGTGCCGCTGCTCGTCCTCGTGCCGCTGCTGGCGGGGCTCGCGTGGTGGTTGTCGGCGATGGCGCTGTCGCCGCTCAACCGGGTGGCCGCCGAAGTCAAGTCGCGCGACGACAAGCTGCTGCAGCCGCTGGCCGAGCAGGGCCTGCCCGACGAAGTGTCGCCGCTCGTCAACGCGCTCAACGGCCTGTTGCAGCGCCTGGGCCAGACGCTCGACACGCAGCGCGCCTTCCTCTCCGACGCGGCGCACGAGCTGCGCTCGCCGCTCACCGCGCTCAAGCTGCAGATCGAGTCGCTGCGGCGAGCGCCCGACGACGACGCGCGCGCCAAGGCGGTGTCATCGCTCTCCGACGGCATCGACCGCGCGGCCCGCATCGTCGAGCAGCTGCTCGCGCTGGCCCGCAGCGAGCCGGGCGCGCAGCCCCCGCCGATGGAGCCGCTCGACTTGTCGGAGCTGGTGCGCCAGGCGGTGGCCGACACCGTGCCCTATGCCTTGTCGCGCGGCAGCAGCTTCTCGCTGCAGGCCGATGCGCCGGTCACCGTGCGCGGCGAGCGCCAGGGGCTGACCGCGCTGGTGCGCAACCTCGCCGACAACGCGGTGCGCTACGCACCGCCCGGCTCGCAGGTGGAGCTGCGGGTGTCGCTGGAACAGGGCGTGCCGCTGCTGCAGGTCGACGATGCCGGCCCCGGCATTCCCGCATCCGAGCGTGAACGGGTGTTCGATCGTTTCTACCGTCGGGCCTCCGGTGGCGAAGAGGGCACGGGCCTCGGCCTGGCCATCGTGCGCAGCGTCGCCGCCCACCACGGTGCCACGGTCACGCTGGGCCAGTCGCCGCTGGGGGGATTGCAGGTGCGGGTGCGCTTTCCTGCGCCCTAGGAA
Protein-coding regions in this window:
- a CDS encoding Ig-like domain-containing protein produces the protein MTRSGIATGRLARAVLGFTLCGALWGLAAPAQADGPGLPNLSYGSNEVFRPITILNSDVSGSARGHGTVQMVNGYLFVPFGRDSGASGGGFAFYDMSNPRAPVRVSQTNVTALREPHGFGFSNSYPGRYVVMQSIGGIQFWDITNERAPTLLRDMTLPGIAESDYALGAWWAFWQAPYVYVGGSGNGIYVVDATDPRNPTLVRQVPTSAWGGFRVGPVFAVGNLLIGTHNEGSGIVSLDIGNPRDPRVIASTTASAAHYGTIVNGERLITAGLDNRLHVHDISDPRVFPQVLQSPDTGGRGGYVSTQRGFAHAGFSNKYAKINLSTGAIVGTGTSNIANRDEDFGTVFGNLVLVGNDHGNGSAIMPHQAGPITGSAAVNMVSPKNNATNQPVTSRVGITLTDQIDLRTVSTSTFIVRPLGGAALAGKYSGQSGILNFSPDAPLLPGTTYEVVVVAGGMKDDVGIGVAGFSSRFTTAGTAPTLGCTLAARTPALVGSTVGFSPASASGSNLQYSWNFGDGTSTGFSTSPNATRAYAAPGHYGVVLTVRSGSGGATSTCSATQTIHTQPTATAPRSSSTIAFDSTRNRVWVVNSDNDSVTAINAATNTPLFEQAVGLNPQTLAQAPDGRIWVANAGSGTVSILDPTSGAVVQTLDLGLGSRPFGVVFNPLGTAAFVTLQGSGRVLKLHPGTGAVQATLTAGSSPRGMAISGDSNRLLVTRYISPADRGEVVEINPSAFVVTRTFALATDPGPDTEASGRGVPNFLTSVAIHPDGKRAWVPSKKDNTLRGSFRDGNPLTFESTVRTIVSQLDLETNAEVLSARRDLNDRDLANAVVFSPLGDYAFISTQGTNQIEVMDAYSRQLVTGLVNVGRAPRGLLITPNGRLYVQNFMSRNVAVYDVSGLLNATSNTATKLVDINSVSGEALAPSVLAGKRIFYNADDRRMSRDKYISCASCHQDGGHDGRVMDFTDRGEGLRNTTTLVGRRGMGHGRVHWTGNFDEIQDFEHDIRNAFGGTGFLTDAQFNTGTRNQPLGDRKAGLSADLDALAAYVGSLNSVGRSPFRNADGSLTADGVAGQQIFNGSGGCASCHSGTDFTDSASGVLHDVGTIKASSGRRLGATLTGLDTPTLKGLWDTAPYLHDGSAATLMDVITTANPGNRHGSTSALTPTQRAQLVAYLQQIDDGVDPQTSVNITNLSVRDTANAADWSVQASLQNGAVQYGDRTYALTTVPALVAGGRWIRTANDSKSYTGDPTVTFTISRAADVYVAIDDRVGARPWMTGWTNTGQKLVNNEGEPKSFTIFRRNFPAGTVSLGPSTSAGSMYTVIVK
- a CDS encoding PQQ-dependent sugar dehydrogenase, coding for MLHLDRNFLGRALRRLFAATATGLALAGTAQGASVPVGFVDRQVASGLTSPTSMAVMPDERVLVVQQNGVVRIIKNDAMLATPFYSVPNVDASNERGCLGVVPDPAFNTNRYVYLYCTVRVGTVSRNRVIRVTESADQVVAGSERVIFELPDVPSATKWHMGGAMRFGIDGKLYVAVGNHEDSPQPVATATSQNLASAFGKILRINADGTVPSDNPFFTNPANAYKATWALGFRNPFVLDIQPGTGLTYIGDVGQGSWEEVNRGQPGGNYGWPAVEGSSSNTNYLNPIYAYSHSVGCSITGTAFYNPTTPQFGTSYVGRFFFADFCNGSIRWFHPSNPSAVTVFASGIGNPTNIGVAPSGAMYYLARNQATGTPAPGAGTVGKITYTGSQAPRITAQPQSQTVYIGTPVTFTAAADGATTVQWQRNGANISGATSGAYTLSNPQVADSGARFRAVFTNSFGSVTTDEGTLTVTTNRAPTARIDTPSASTGFATGDVISYSGGGTDPEDGTLPAASLTWKVDFQHDTHAHTFITPVAGAGGSFTVPDFEASEANMWLRITLTVRDSSGATHSTTRDIFPRTQVSSFPVIGTPANGWGPYEVDRSNGEQGAADGRQISIGGVLYQRGLGVHAPSDIRFNLNRSCSGSFIADLGIDDEVGDNGSVVFQVWLDGTLAYDSGAITGASLRRTAIVPVAGAAELRLVVTDGGNGNGYDHADWGGARVTGCGAPPAVAISNLIVNDGANSADWSIRTNLQAGNQAYGDRTYTWSAVPAAVAGGNWIRTANDSKAYTGNPTVSFTISAAADVYVAFDNRAALPAWVDSSWTDSGADMTQAEGSTSRGFSLFRKRFNAGTVSLGPWNGGGTSMYTVIVK